TCAAGGGATTTCTTTGAGCGGTACCTGGACGTGGAAAAGTACCCGCTCGCCCTGCGTGATGTCGCCATCGTAGAACCGTATCTGGATGCTGTGGCCGCATTTACAGTTGACGGGTGCGTTGTGGACAAGAGGGTCGTGCATTGGCCGGTAAGTTGAGGTTTAGCAAAAGTCAGATTCGCCACAGCGTGCAAGATTTAACTCGCACTGTTCATGGTTCCACGGAACACTTCTTTGTAGAGTTTGGGACCGATTGCCGTTCAGCAAGAAGAAAGATCGAAAAAAAAAGCCACGACatcaaatttccaaaccggggcctgaccgggctgtttgtggaaacgggaaatacaaaatgtatatgcaaaaacatacacaaatgaTGACCACGACTatcctctttacgtcttgtgtaatatgttgtcttttatatcatactacGGACCTACCCTTAATCACAGACAATAGACCACCCGAccgggcctcggtttggaaaGGTGACATTAGCCTAAGAGGGTATGGTGATCAGGCAAACAGTGACCGGGACTTTTCAAGGCTTGCTAGAATCGCGATTCAGTCACTAATTTctgattattatcatttttcaaacTATCATTTTCTCCCCCAGATAACTGACCAGACCCGTTTCGATGATCTGGACGCCAAGTTTACCACCTGCATCTCTCCGAGCTCTGAACCGGAGGACGTGCAGGCGCGCATGTATGCGGTGTATGACGGCGTCATGGACAGGATGATTCGGTTGGGCTTCAACCACGGCTTCACCAACATCGAGGTGTTCAAGATGAAGGACGGACTGGTATGTCATAcctctttcacacacacacaaacacacacacacacacacgcacacagacacacatacatacacacacaaactcacacacacacatacaaacacacacgcacacatacacacacgcacacatacacacgcacacatacacacacgtacgcacacacacatacaaacacatacacacacacacacacacatacacagacatacacacacacacacacacacgcacacacacatacccccacaaatataaacaaatatCCAGACACATAGACATAAACATGCACACAGACAGCCTGGAGAGAATACCAAAACAGAATATGCTGTTCTGTTACGTTGCTATCAGAAGTACTACATGGGTAAATTAAGTAATATAGATCTAGACTAACTATAATGTCGCATGGTCGTCGTGCGATTGTCACACGATTGTCACACGATTGTCGCACGCGCAAACTGAGGACGTTCTTTGATAGCCGTGCATGCTTCATACAGAATTCAGAAAAGTACAGATTTCTTTCATCCTAGTCGGTGGGCTGATTTGGTCACAGCCTGCTTGTCCGAGAAATTCTACGACAATTATGACTGTGTCATAAGTTGCTTTCAGCAAACTACTTTCTTATTCCCTCAGTTGAAGATATGTGAAGTGAATGCACGGGGATCGAAGCAACTCTCTATCATCTACAAGGCGAGCCACACCAACGTTACCCAGGACTATGTGTACCTGACTGCTGGCCTCGGTATCCGACCAGTCCTCCCTACGGAAACAGGGAGGTATGGGATATCGTACCCTGTCCGGTTCCGCGTTCTGGACAGGCCGGGCAACTTGGTTGACTTTGACCAGGTAATTAAAAGAAACAGCTTTGCCCCGAGTAAGTAAGGACGAGTtccatttgggggggggggggggtcctaaCGGCTTGTTGTGGTAATGCAGCAAAACTGCcgtttttgatatctcatgttctggacatgctatagtcATGATGTTTTCTGGGAAAGATATCCGGTCTGCCTTAATACCGGAATCCACAGGAAGCCACAtaaaggagtgtataatctactgaaatagcAGGACGTGCTGCTTGTGCAAAATTTTGTAACGGTTAAAAGAAGTAAGCTTTACTGATAGAAATACAGATTCTTGTCACAATCCAACTACTAGTAGGTTAATATACCTAATCTTTTATGCCaatttataacattttttttgcactGAAGTTCGGTAGATATCAGCTGTCTTATAGTGAAAGTTATCAGACCACGCTAAACAAAGATGTactctgcaatgaaaacaaacatggcagcCGGGTATCGGCGGCGGTCGCCCGTCGTCTTAGGCATTTTCTggcgatttcttcattccagggccatatggAAATTATTCTTTGTCAAAATATAGCAACCTGCCATGTTTATTCATCAAAACATGCTGtgtttcagtagattatacactccttcatgtggtTTCCTGTGGATTCCGGTATCAAGGCTGACCCGAAGATATCTATTGGGCTGATGaggtttggtccccctagcggcaTTTTGAGAACTGCAGAAGACCTTTATATGTTTAAAACTTTGGGAGAGAATtacttaattaattaattaagtaAAAATCGACTTTCTTAATACGTAGATCGAAAAGCTGAAGCAGGATCCTGACGTCGCCTTCAGACTCACGGTGGCTGGTCCTGACGATGACGTCACCAGTTTCGCCGGCAGCGCGGGAAATCACTTCGTCTACCTGCACACTTACGGCGACACGCGGGAAGCCATGATCAGGAAGCTGGCTGACGCCATAAAACTCCTCGTCAAGAAGCCAGAGTTACTGACTTACCCAATACATTATGTGATATGagagttatctccaagcagatgtacccTCCTTGATAAGACCAATGCTTATGTCATTTATAGTAGCCCTTTAATGTGTGCCTTAATTGAGAACACATTTTCAGTCCTACTACTACTGTTACCAATTACTAATGCTATTAACAAACGTTATTGATATCAACTATCCTACTTGAAAGAAATGAAACATGCTTTGATACCTGTATCATTGTTACTTTTTGTCAAGTATACAGAACCTGTATTATGTGTTTTCATGCAATAACCTTTCTTGTGATAAAACCATTTCTTGAGTTTAACAACACTTTCAAGAGTTACTCTAAGTTGGAAGTGGGATCAGATAACAAGTTTTTAGTCACCTTCCTAGTTAAGACGTCAATAACTTATGGATCATGCTATAAAAAGTATTGTCTGAAGACAACTACATGAATCAATGAAGAATCATTTGCTGTTGCACAACCATAGATTTACTTTCGTGGTTCTTGGCGGCTCCCGTAGCAATAAGTAACAAAATGATCCTAGAAGCACTAGCTATACAGTCGCAGTACTACATGCATACCAACTTGACTCTGGGGTTTGTTATTAGCAACTAGCTCTTTTCATGGTATGtttttaaacaagaaagcttctgaaaaaagctggctggtgcgtattttggaaaaagcctggatgttaaacaaaatcacacgaaaaaagagtttttaaacatcgaattactgaattggtctttcttctattaaaaaacactacatgagatttgtctaacaaagaaaaaaaattagcaaatgGGGAACGATCCTACAATCTACCGAAGAAAGGTCCCGTGGtttagaccgctcggccatagtggctcgattacgcaattgcacgtatagaagggctatttggttaaagtgatTGATACCATGATTGTAGCGAGGATACAGCAGGGGGAAGTCTTCCAGTTTTttctgggcgttcgctaaaaagaccatcgaaaaTCGTCAACTTTGATTTATTTCACTGCggatcaatggattgacttgaaattccAAGCAAAAagatgagattcgtgcagcgcggacttctccagagtgggcgtttgtgggcattcgctaagaCTGTAGAATGTACTTCCAATTGCCACTTCCTGGTTTACTCGAGGTCATGCCAGGGTCGCGCCACATCTTAGAAATCAGAATTTGGACTCCTCGTCTGAATCTATTCGCACTGGAAGCTTTATTCTAAACAAACGAAAAAGCAAGTAGTTAATCGTACGATTTAGAAAATCTCATTGTATAAACAGAATAGGAtgcaaaatactagtaaatgtgATTTAGAATATAACGTCTGCGTGAATATACATAGACTAAAGACCAAGTATCAGCAGCCACAGTTATTATAGTGCTTTGGAAAGTGTTAGCTTTAGTGTAGGAGGAGTACACCAacactagcctgtgtttacacaatatctcgctggctggggttaatgaccccctcctagggcggcggcaatattgtagggccggccgctaggagcgcgattttagtcaggctacagcAACACCACCAAAAACTCTTGTCGTGGCCTACCCTCCAGACAATTTGTGCTATAAATTATGATATCTAAATGCCTTTTGTGTGGGACATGTGTTTCCTTTTTAGTTGGGAACACCCGGCCCTTCTTGTTTGCCTTGTGTATGAAAGGAGTTACCGCAGTTCAGGGTGTGCACCGTACAACACGCGTCAAGTTCAGTGATATAGCAACAGGCGAGTCCTTCAATCAACTTGAAGACGATGAAAAGTTTGACAGCTTCCTACAAGCTTTAACATATGTGACCTGTATCCCCTGCTGATGCTGGTAGTCAAATCATAAAGTGTGTAACAAAGGTAAAAgttgtcccatagcctttttcaAAGCCGTAgtggcagtgggttgttatccacgtATCACGGAAGAGTCTTAATCTCCCACAATTTGTTAGTTCCACAAAGACGATTTGCCAAGAGGgccatatatatttatatttcagccataccataggtatggtgaaatatattgttatatttcagccataccataggtatggtgaaatatattgtattcgtaatgtttctttctcctgtcaaatcttcagaacacggtatctccgttgttcctcaaccgaattacttgaaatttggcacaagggtagagtgggccaataccctcgggtgtttttttcattttttccatatctgtctcttaaatgattttattaaggttttttggtcatcttaagaccaaaactgtatatttgggccccctgtaccctggtattataaccgaatgagctgaaatttggcacagatgtgccttgataagtcccccatatagattcaatatcagttttggtgtacagtacaacaaaatgcttatttttgcgattttttgaccaatttttgaccaaaaaaggacacttttggcccctgtaccctggtattacaaccaaatgagctgaaatttgacagagatgtgccttgataatgcccccatataaatttaagaacacttttggtgtacagtacaacaaaatgcttatttttgcgattttttgaccaatttttgaccaaaaaaggacacttttggctcctgtaccttggtattgcaaccgaatgagctgaaatttgacacagatgtgccttgataatcccttcatataaattcaataacacttttggtgtacagtgcaacaaaatgcttatttttgcgatttttggccaatttttgaccaaaaaaggacacttttggctcctgtaccctggtacatgtattacaattaaatgacctgaaatttggtatagataggcattagatacttggtaacaagattcaagtaaaatttttgacataaacaactttaaaatgattaattttggcacttttctgaggggaaatttgttttcttttggcctcctgacgtgaccttccgtgaccccgcacagagccacacctgtgcgcatcagccggagagttaattgaatcaaagacctagccaatcagcgaagaggaggccaaaggctaattaatattcataagcggggcctcatgatcctgtatatagcagtgttcccgccagggggagcaaagcccgcctaaggctctcgcattttagactattcagaaggctttatattgtatcagttcttaggggcatatctatgataatcgcagcagtcacttaacttctcttcaggagtttagcgtaacactgtttcaggtcaaaccgtcaaaggcaactaaaaacaaactttaacgttactgagttcaacagtacttataacttgttatccgaagttcaAACggtagcgatggtattttcgctgcgctgttagctccgtgcgactgttgttgacggtcttataacggtatattttgcacccctgtaccctggtatgagtaacatttggtatagataggcataatatagttggtaaaatgatccaagtaaaatttttggcataaagtactgtaaaaggcttaattacagcacttttttaggggaaattggttttctttcgttctccatgccgtgacctttcggacgttcaccccacagagccgacatctgcacctgcgtctagccggcaggaagagttaattcaattaatggttcagccaatcagcgaagaggaaagcgaaggcaaattaatattcataagcgggaccacacaatacgttaacttgaagactcaggccgtacagacttctcgccaggattttttcaaagcgtcggacaggggtccgggggccgccgaatgtccctggcggggtccaggggcagggccactgtggggggggacccaggtgggcgaagcccccccggaagctcttgcattttaggctattgagaaggcttcttttatcagttttattaagggccatatctacgataatcgtagcagtcacttacttctcttcagcagtttgactttaaaatatttcgggtcaaagcttcaaagacaactaaaacctcataaacaacaaactttacttagctcaacagtatacaaaaatattgtacgggttgccatccttagttgaagcgcttatttatagcgctagtatcttcgctgcgccgttagccgccgtgcgacttttgttgacggtctgatatccctacgtcgccgcctcgctgatattcccacggacatgttttaaaaaaatacccagcaaaaaacgctgttctgcgtcaaattctattctataaaactcagtgttacagtctaaatattttgtagaagcaccgctgtaggaaagaaggtccaagcaatgtaaaacatcacgtagcatgaagttcgctgtcaactggcacacagcacatgactgtttgaaactctaagtctaatcaacagccgtgtttgattgatagccggcggtcctatgatgaagtcggcgaaaggtgcgttagttagaaaatctgcgtttagttttgatacgtaattataagttagacagtggcgagaatgattattttctcatcaatatttctcttcagaattatttgaacttaattgtacatctaaacaattggcttacctgtgcaatgtttatatgattaatgatcagtgtactgaaatcatgtgtaacgtatggctcctagtcaatagatcagcattttctctatagtgaccacctgtctatagtggccacatttcctagtgctgttgttgtttggcataaactttgaacatttaaattgtaagtaactttaaactgccagagtttcagcccaataaaacactctcagcgccagggtatgaacagactgaccagacagacgaaaataaatcctcgaacaaggttcaatcgtatcttccgggtctggcaggaagttgttaaactaaaataagaataggctcgatggttgattgcatacaaagtaaaacagtttaatagttttacagcttgaagaaaacaaacgctcctacagtacctgcacctgcttgataattattaaatcgtatgccctacttgaataaaaaaagttcattgcaataataaatgtacccacatcacaaggagcttatacttttttaaacttacacctagttatcgtactgaaaattgttaatgacattacatgaagtcattcaacaattttcagtcatgatgaaaattttctgaatggaaggtgtgattattgtcattttctgaaaaatagaagcaagctctgtttttacctggagtcaattcacaataccagtccactttgggggataatgtactgttaagaggatgttccatttttgcgcaggggtgatttggaacagtccaatgttgcgtgggaaggggtatggctgaaatatgctgtatttgctcttaagcaaatgtcggcctttctagttaaagaTATAAGTTCTAGTCTTTGTTGTGTGTGGCGAGTGCGCGGTGCCCCAAGCAAAACAGTTATGGGCTTAACTCTCGGTCCAACTTTGCAACTACGTATACATTAGCAGGAGATTATGTCATAGGGGGTCAGGGGTCAGGAAGATGGCTGCCATGTTTTCTTCAGTGTGAGTGGTTAGGGTTTTTAATCTGTTGAATATCTGTTCGAAAAGTAACCATCCATGCATCTTAACATCATAGAACAATAGCTTTTACAGTATAGAATATTTTGTAAGAAAGATCTTGTTGAAATTTTTAGTCCAAGGAGTTATTTACCCGTAAGAGACCCCACCtgttttgatgtctttcttAAGTGGGGAGGGCGCCACACTTACGACCTCTGATGCCTCCACGTTAACGTTAGATTAGTTTTTATACTTTCTGCTGAGAAGCACAACTCAATTAGGTCCGCGCCCTTCGGCTGTTTGAGACAGTAGTTTGGTTCCCTGTGGCCATTATTGTTTTCTGTATTATATGCCTTTGACGCCGGGACCTTCTACGTTTCAACTAGCGACCGATTGGGGAGGGGGCAGTTCTGAGCGGTGCTTCTCAGATGCAAATGCAGTTTTTTAACCATTGGAACCTGATTGTAGTTATCCATTGTTCTATCTATTCTTTGAATGTG
Above is a genomic segment from Branchiostoma floridae strain S238N-H82 chromosome 16, Bfl_VNyyK, whole genome shotgun sequence containing:
- the LOC118403847 gene encoding uncharacterized protein LOC118403847; translation: MADKNPYFIPAPGAAFFRDFFERYLDVEKYPLALRDVAIVEPYLDAVAAFTVDGCVVDKRVVHWPITDQTRFDDLDAKFTTCISPSSEPEDVQARMYAVYDGVMDRMIRLGFNHGFTNIEVFKMKDGLLKICEVNARGSKQLSIIYKASHTNVTQDYVYLTAGLGIRPVLPTETGRYGISYPVRFRVLDRPGNLVDFDQIEKLKQDPDVAFRLTVAGPDDDVTSFAGSAGNHFVYLHTYGDTREAMIRKLADAIKLLVKKPELLTYPIHYVI